TCCAGGATTACTCCAACAGCGACATGTTCACTTCTTACAATATGCAGCGGGCCTTGAGTACTTCATCTCCAGCGATTCAGGAATGCCGCAAGACGGATAACTCAACGATTCCCCAGTATCCTCCCATTCCCATCACCCCAAGTTCGACTCTTCCACGCCGCAGAAGTCGCTATTCTCTCAGACATACACTGAATGGCGGACGGAGAATTCATATTCCTGTCTACGACGCAAGTGAGAAAGCCTCCGAGCCCTTGCAGAGATGGAGAAATAGCCCTCCAGAAACCGAGCCGGCATCTTGGTCTGCTATTTATGATACATTGCAAGGAAATCCTCTGGGCGATAGCATCCAAGCCCCTTTGACCAGGATGGAATCATCAAGTCCGAGCGTGGCCAGTTGGCACAGtcaatcttcaagctcaattgTCTCTACCCAATCGTCTCGCTCGTTCCAGAATCGCCACAGAAGACGAGTCACGAAGAGGAGGACTGACGTCGCTGGTACCAATAGGAAACCTCGAATCTTCCATTGCACATTTTGTTGCGATTCGTTCTCCAAGAAGCACGACTGGACCAGACACGAAAAGACGCTCCATCTTGACTGCGACCAGTGGATTTGTGCACCTTACGGTGGTGCAGTGGTATCGTCATTAACTGGCAGGAGTACATGTGCATACTGCAATATCCTTGATCCTACTGAACATCACCTAAACTCTCATAACCATGACGCATGTCATAATGGTCAACAGCCACACATTTTCAGGCGTAAAGACAACCTCATTCAGCATCTCCGCGGGTTTCACCAGCTAGACACACTGCCCATCTTGGATGACTGGAGGATACCGCCTCCCCCGATCTCCTCGCGATGCGGTTTCTGCGACCAGCATCTCACGTCTTGGCAGGACCGTGCCGATCACCTCGCACAGCATTTCCGCCATGGCAAAACAATGGCAGATTGGAAAGGCGATCACGATTTTGAACCCTTGATCGCTGCACAGGTCAGAAACGCGCTGCCGCCATACCTCCTTGCAAACGAGGCTTTGACCATGGTGCCTTTTTCCGCCACGGATCCAACGGTGCCGGACCATTTCGCTCAGATAGAAGAGAGGAATGGCAAGACTGTCCCGGATCCCGAGCAACAGCTCGATCCCGGGTTCGACTTAACCCCTGATTCATATACCAAGTTTCTAACGTGGCATTTGGGTCGTTTTGCTCAACAGTCCTTCGCGAGTGGTGTCTTTCCAACGGACGAGATGTTCCAGGGCGAGGCAAGGAGGCTGGTGTATGGCAATGATGATAACTGGGAACAGACTATAGCTGATAACGAACAGTGGATCGCTACTTTTCGGCGACAGCATTTATCAAAGGAGTAAAGCGCGATGGCATATAGCGAGATAGTTTATACAGAGTTGGATATTGGCTGATTCACCAATTTCATCAACCTTCCAGAACATGGCTACATATTGGTACTGACTTTGATTTCTCCCTGTAGACTTGATCAAGGCCCTGCTAAGGCCGTGATCTAGAGCAGAGCCCCGCAATGCTATCATTGCACGAAAATTGCAATCTCTCGTGTGGCCATGCAAGCTAAACTAGTCAGGCGCATTATGGCTCCACAGCGCAGCGCCGTAAGGCGCAAAGTGCACCAGCCGATATCGTATTCCACACGCCCTTTGGCAAGCCAGACCAAAACCATAGATAAGAAATGACTTTGTAGGCGCAGGGTCTTTCAATAAAGCGTCAAATCACCTCCAGATGCCGTTACTTGTCGTTCGAACAAGACAACTAAGCGACATGGGACactcaacaacaacggaGGTATCTGGCTCCCTTGGTGGGAGTCAAGTCAAAATTGAACTCATGCGCAAAAGGCGAGCTACAGCTACCAAAATAAGGCCGGGCACGGCTGCCATGTCAGACAGCGACATGTTCAAATTACCCGTAAGCATCCAGGTTTcgtggtgatggcgatgagattAATCAGGATATAGGCCGATGGAAAGCCTTTAGCCAAACGTTGGGAGAGTATGTTACCTCGATTACTGTATTCAGACCCAGCGCTGATGTCTTGCAGCACACTTCAGTAGGGAGAGCAATCGTCCCCCATGCGTCCTCAAACAAGCCGCCGGTTACATCAAGACACCCGGTCTGATCTCCCTTGGCGGCGGCCTGCCCTCTAGCGAATACTTTCCTATCTCTGAGATCGCCATGTGTGTCCCTACGGCTCCAAACTTCTCCGAGAAGCAGCATCTCCTCGACTCACGAGCTAGTGGCGCCCAGATAGCTCGCATTGGTAAATACGACACCAGGGACGGTACCTCGGACTTCGACATATCTATTGCCTTCAACTACGGCCAAGCAACAGGATCCCCACAGATGATGCGCTGGGTTACAGAACACGTTGACCTTGTCTATAACCCGCCTTATGCAGATTGGGGAGTTTGCCTGACCACTGGAAGTACAGCAGCTCTGGAGCAGACCGTTCGTATGCTCTGCGACCGGTTCAGGAACGATTCCATCCTTACTGAGGACTACACCTTTGCGACAGCGATGGAGACATTTGTTCCACAGGGCATAAAGGTCTTTGGGATCAATATGGACGAGCAGGGACTGTTGCCCGGTCATATGGATCACATTCTGGAGACTTGGGATGAAGGGGATCGAGGCGCTCGGAAGCCCCATCTCCTTTATACCGTGCCTTCGGGACAGAACCCTACTGGCGCGACTCAGAGTCTCGATCGCCGGCGTGAGATTTACAAAGTTTGCCAGAAACATGACATGTTTATCATCGAAGACGAGCCTTACTACTTCATCCAAATGAAGCCCTACACAGGACGAGGGACTGAAGTTGTGGGGAATGAGACTGTCGACGACTTCCTCACTAGACTTGTCCCCACGTATCTCAGCATGGACGTGGATGGCCGAGTCCTTAGAATGGACTCCTTCTCCAAAGTCCTAGTCCCCGGTTCTAGAATGGGTTGGATAACTGCTAGCAAGGAGGTAATCCACAAGTATCTCTGCCATGCTGAAGTTGCAAATCAGGGGCCTAGCGGTATATCACAGCTAATCATCTGGAAACTGGTGGACGAGACATGGGGTCACGAGGGTTATCTCAGGTGGCTCATTGATCTGAGGACGAGCTATACTACAAGGCGCAATGCCTTACTTGCAGCTTGCGAGGACTACTTGCCTACGGATATTGTATCCTGGGTCCCGCCGGCGTCTGGCATGTTTGTAGGTTCCTTGGTTTCTACTTTAATGCTGGAGAGAGGCACTGACTGTTGCGATAGCTATGGTTGAAACTTGATCATACTAAACACCCAGATTACCAGTGTCGAAGTCTGGAGGAAATTGAGGTGGAAATCTTCAAGAACAGCATTGACCAGGGAGTTCTCTTTGCTCGTGGCTCGTGGTTTCGAGCCGAGCCGCATGAGGAACTGAAGGAGCTGTTTCTACGTGTCACATTTGCGAGCGCGGCTGAGGGGGATATGTGTACGGCAGTTCAACGCCTCAGCGCGGCAATCAAGAAGTCTTTTCGAATAGGATTTTAGATTACTAGGTCCAAGGACAGGTACAAAGGTTAACTAATAGACTTTAGTATTGGACGTTTAATGTTAATTATAAGACCAGCAGTAtgctatatttctattaaaatacATGTCTAATTCAAAAAGCATCATCATGAGGCTCATCATACTGGTTGATGAGTCTTTGCGGTATCAACCCCCGTAACACAACAACGCCAGCATGCAAGATCCCCCACCGAACCTTGCTCAGGGTCTCAGCCATAGTCCAAACGAGCCCCACGATCTGTCGCTGTTGACCTGGCTTCACATCCATATCCTCAGGCCCATTCTGGGCCATTGTTGACACGAGATTATGCATTTCTCCTCGAGGATTCCAGATGATCTCATCACTCTCGTCATCActatcatcagcatcatcgtcTATATCAAGCATACCTCCTCTATTGGGCTGACCGTGGCAGAATGCCCAGCATGCAAGAGTTGCAAGGTATAGACACCAGGGGACGTGGAAAAGCTGCATTGCGTCTGACCGAGTAAGCACTTTCGTGTTTTCATGAAGCAGCCGTGATGCATGCCATGCAGCCACACATGCTGGCCTCTTGTGGCTTCTCGTAGTATGTTCGGCGTCTGAAGGTTGATTTTTGCCTGGTCGTTCTGTCACTGAAGCCCACTGTTTGACCGCTTTTGCGGAGCGACGATAGTCCTTCTGCTGGACTGGTCGGCCCAAGATATGGCGAGCACCAGCGTAAATCTGTATATCGAGAAATTCCATATGAAGAAGTGCTTGTGCTGAGTGAAACAAAGCATTGTATGCAGTGGCAAATGCTACGTACTCGCTCCTTCTGGCCTGATCCTCAGGTGTATTCTGGAGTCGAGAAATAATTGAGGTTATGTAAGCATCAAACTCCTTCTTCCACGCGTCATAAGCGTTCCCTATGAGCTTCCGCCAGTTGGATCCGGGTCCATCACCATCCACTACTCCGAGCGATGTCTGATCGCGTCGCTGCATATCCCAAGCGATGGACATCAAGCCATGCAGCATAAGTACATGAGACAGTCCTGTCAATGCTTTTGGACGCGGCACTGATGGCCCGAGGTATGATTTGAGGCTGGGAAGGTAGAAGTTTTGCTGGGAACCGCAGGCTGATGAGCGCCATGCCATTGCCCACGATGTTGGATCTGAAGCTTCCCATATTCTTTGGCTACATGGCAGTTCAAGGCGAAGCTCAAATGCAGACATGCACAGGCTCTGGCAGAACAGAACTGCATGCTGTGTATCCCACATGAAGCACAGAAGTGCGAGACTATAATTATACGTCAGCTGAATGCTACTagtgagaagcttcttgagtgGCATACCGTTTCTTTTGTTCTGCAATGGCCCATCGTCTCCAAGCCTCTCGAACTACACCCTCTCTTGCATCGGCGGAGTCAACAGGCGGCCCTTGAGGGCGGACCGACTGGCAGTCGGATCTGCGAATAAGATTTATAAGAAGCCCATGAAAGAGATGGCTCATGTCGTGCTGCTTCTGTCCCGCTCGAGACTTTCCAAAGCATTCCACTAGAAGGATAGTCTGCAGAGTCCAAAGTTCTGCACGAGCTGAAAAACTGGCATGAGAAAAGATGCTAGGCCGTATAACATCGTGGATGCACACAGCCAGCTGATGGGCGTCTTTGGAAGAGTATGTtgcgccaagaaggagaacggAGATGAGAAGCAAAGGCTCCATTCTGGCCACATCAAAGGTTGCAAGGTGCATGAGTGGGTAGGCAGTATTGAATTTTACGAAGAACAATTCTAGGTACGTTTGTAGGGAGTCTCGGGACAGTAGTGGCTCATCCCACACGGAGTGACGAGAATCAGGTAAAGATGGGTTTGCAGTCTCGACGACTTGAAGGATTCGTTTGTGTACGCTTTCGTCAATCTTTGGTATCGCCTGACCTTTGTCAAGCATCGAGAATGGCCTGTTGAACTGTGGTTCCTCGACGTGCTGTTGATCATGGGCGCCGTGAGACTTTAATGATTTGGCACTTTTATGTTGTGTTGGCGTTGTATAATCAGTTGTAGAGCTGACAAGGCTCTCTGTAGTTGTCTTGATATGGTTCAAGACGGCGGTTCGTGGATCAGGTGCATCTTGCCTCGTATCACTGTTGTGAGATTGTACCGACTCAGACCAACGGCGTGTGCTATTGATAGAGTCCGGTGATAATATCTGGACGGGCTCCGGCATTTGGGCGGGTGGTATATGCTGCTCGTTTGCCTTTGTAagaggtgttgatgttgggttCAAGTTCATGTTAAACAGCCAGTTGTAATCCAACGCAGTCGTATAGGGCATGTTAAACGAGCTGGCGGTATCTGGCTGAAAGTTTTGCGTGTAATCAAGTGCCGTGTTATCCACGAACGACTCGTTGAGGAGTAGAGGGTCAAGCTGGTCGAATGAGAAGTCGCCTATGCCTTCACCGTGGCCAAATGGGTCAGTTGAGTTGGTCAAGCTGGCTAACTGGTCGTCTGTAATAAGTTCACCCGCGGAGTGAACAAAGATGGAGTCTTCAATGTGCAAGTCGGACGAGGAATGAAGATTGACTCCATGCACTGACTGGCCTTCGCTATGGCCCCAATTGATCAGCCCAGGGGATTGGGTCCTTATATTATCTGCTTGGTCTGATTCTGGAGATGGGATTTGTTGTGTTTCTTGAGAGTTCTGTCGCGAACCCTTTGCAGTCTTGGCTTTCGTGTTGCTGTTTCGACACGGTCGCTTTTCAACGACCGTACCGTCGGGTGCTTCCCAGGATCTCTTGCGTGTATCGAGAACGCCGAAACCGGTTCCTCCAGCCTCTAGATCCTTCTGGCGATGTCTTTCCATATGTCGCCCTTTGGATACGTAAGAACAAATTTTGATTGACTCGGCTATACACAACATGGTCACTCACTCAGCAAATCAGGCCGTTTGAAGTGTGCACGGCATATGTCACATGAAGAGCCGCCCGGCAAGTGATTGAGAGCATGTCGCTGTAGGTGTTCGGAGCGGGTGAACTTCTTGCTACAGCCCGGATGAGTACATTCAAACGACTTGTCACTCTGAGGAGCCGGCTGTGAGGttgcagaaccagaacctCTTCGAGAGGTATCTGATTGACCCTGCGATTGTGTCTGTTTACGACCCATGGCTTCTGTAAGAAACGCATCGACCGCTAGGGACAGCTCGTCGTTGGCTCCGTACATGGCTGTAGAGTGGGATGAGGTGGGAAATGTTAAAGATGAACGAGAGATAGAGTGAGGGAATGTTTGGGATCTAGAGTGGGAGGAATTGCCGAATGCCGTTGAACTCTGACTGGTTAGTAGCGTAACTCTGATAAGTGATAGGCTTAGCTGGACTCCGCCTCGGTGCTACCTATGCCCCACCCTTATCAACTTCCCCGCACATTATCTTGATAAGTGGGAGGATGCTAACGGGCATGGGTGAGTGGGTAAAGGAACTCAGGTTCAAGATCCATGCTTGGGCTAGCGATGGCCATCTATTCCCAGAACGTAAAGGCACGAGCATATTTGGCAATCGCCTTGGTAAATCGGACAGCACAGTACATGGCACCACCACTTGTGTCTGCTTTGccacaagaccaagactgcGTCGCATATACCTTTAATACGAATGTAGAGACCTTTTGCTCGATATTATCCCCTCTACCCATTGCCAATCAAGATCCAGCAGACTAGAGACAACATGCC
This genomic stretch from Fusarium fujikuroi IMI 58289 draft genome, chromosome FFUJ_chr09 harbors:
- a CDS encoding related to ARO8-aromatic amino acid aminotransferase I, translated to MPLLVVRTRQLSDMGHSTTTEVSGSLGGSQVKIELMRKRRATATKIRPGTAAMSDSDMFKLPADGKPLAKRWETHFSRESNRPPCVLKQAAGYIKTPGLISLGGGLPSSEYFPISEIAMCVPTAPNFSEKQHLLDSRASGAQIARIGKYDTRDGTSDFDISIAFNYGQATGSPQMMRWVTEHVDLVYNPPYADWGVCLTTGSTAALEQTVRMLCDRFRNDSILTEDYTFATAMETFVPQGIKVFGINMDEQGLLPGHMDHILETWDEGDRGARKPHLLYTVPSGQNPTGATQSLDRRREIYKVCQKHDMFIIEDEPYYFIQMKPYTGRGTEVVGNETVDDFLTRLVPTYLSMDVDGRVLRMDSFSKVLVPGSRMGWITASKEVIHKYLCHAEVANQGPSGISQLIIWKLVDETWGHEGYLRWLIDLRTSYTTRRNALLAACEDYLPTDIVSWVPPASGMFLWLKLDHTKHPDYQCRSLEEIEVEIFKNSIDQGVLFARGSWFRAEPHEELKELFLRVTFASAAEGDMCTAVQRLSAAIKKSFRIGF
- a CDS encoding related to C2H2 zinc finger protein; this translates as MYGANDELSLAVDAFLTEAMGRKQTQSQGQSDTSRRGSGSATSQPAPQSDKSFECTHPGCSKKFTRSEHLQRHALNHLPGGSSCDICRAHFKRPDLLRRHMERHRQKDLEAGGTGFGVLDTRKRSWEAPDGTVVEKRPCRNSNTKAKTAKGSRQNSQETQQIPSPESDQADNIRTQSPGLINWGHSEGQSVHGVNLHSSSDLHIEDSIFVHSAGELITDDQLASLTNSTDPFGHGEGIGDFSFDQLDPLLLNESFVDNTALDYTQNFQPDTASSFNMPYTTALDYNWLFNMNLNPTSTPLTKANEQHIPPAQMPEPVQILSPDSINSTRRWSESVQSHNSDTRQDAPDPRTAVLNHIKTTTESLVSSTTDYTTPTQHKSAKSLKSHGAHDQQHVEEPQFNRPFSMLDKGQAIPKIDESVHKRILQVVETANPSLPDSRHSVWDEPLLSRDSLQTYLELFFVKFNTAYPLMHLATFDVARMEPLLLISVLLLGATYSSKDAHQLAVCIHDVIRPSIFSHASFSARAELWTLQTILLVECFGKSRAGQKQHDMSHLFHGLLINLIRRSDCQSVRPQGPPVDSADAREGVVREAWRRWAIAEQKKRLALLCFMWDTQHAVLFCQSLCMSAFELRLELPCSQRIWEASDPTSWAMAWRSSACGSQQNFYLPSLKSYLGPSVPRPKALTGLSHVLMLHGLMSIAWDMQRRDQTSLGVVDGDGPGSNWRKLIGNAYDAWKKEFDAYITSIISRLQNTPEDQARRSEYVAFATAYNALFHSAQALLHMEFLDIQIYAGARHILGRPVQQKDYRRSAKAVKQWASVTERPGKNQPSDAEHTTRSHKRPACVAAWHASRLLHENTKVLTRSDAMQLFHVPWCLYLATLACWAFCHGQPNRGGMLDIDDDADDSDDESDEIIWNPRGEMHNLVSTMAQNGPEDMDVKPGQQRQIVGLVWTMAETLSKVRWGILHAGVVVLRGLIPQRLINQYDEPHDDAF